The genomic DNA CCTTAATGGCTTATTGTAAAATGAAGATTAACTCAATATCATAGCGCCATTGATGAAGTTGAAGCAAAATGAAGAAACAAATGTCCATCCAACTGTTCCTCCAAATGCACActccattttattcatttttggtTGGTCTCAAGCTCAACAATACTCCTCTCTAACTGCATCATCAGAAATGGGGAAATATATTAGAAACAAGAAAATATCACGTTCAATTTTGCCAAAAATTAGAATAAGAGTGCAGTAAAACAGAGTTTGAAGAGAAGAAGCGGTACATGCAACAGGGCCTGAAATTTTCTGCGTAAAAGACAGTATTCGCATGTGATTAATTGTAAAGCTTGCAAACACCTGACATAGACCACGGATTTATATGTTATATAAGAGATGAGCAGTTTAGTTATTAATGGGGAATGAAGCAGTGTTAGCAGTTTCTACATGGGTGTACATATGCCAACGATTGCATCTACATGAATGTAAGTATTTGTATGGTATCTTTAGTATTCAAGAATGAATAGGAAAAGAGGATTCCCAAACTCTCACCCTTCCTTATTCCGCTCATCGGAAGCTTGACGGAGGTTAGCACAAGCAAGTTTCAAGCGATTGGCACCAATGCTGGGAGACCAAATACAGGGACAAAAAAAGTTTTGAAGGGTCATTAACCTCAAAAGTAACATAAATCTGTTCTTCCCCTGGTATAGCTTAATCGCAGAAAATCTCATAATAAGCATCAATATTCACATATAGACACCAGGATTTGATGAAAGGttagaaaaagaagaaagaagagaagcAAAAAAGGTGAAGAGGTATATGACCTAGAGCTACTTCCTTTAAGTTGATGAACATAAGAATCCAGGTTGCTAAAATCAACATTCTGATAACCCCTGCAGTGTAGAGACATAAATTAGTGTTAGGATCAGGAAAAGAAAGATGAAGTCAGAAACTAAGGTTAAATAGTAACATCATACAGTAGCATCTGAGGTTTGAGATTACAAATTTCTGTTGATTTCATTTATGATCCTCTCTGCATCATTGCAAAACAAAGTGATGACTTCCTCCACGAAGTTGGGATTTGTTGAATCCTGCAAAGCTTGAATTTGACTGAACTGGTTGTCAAGCACTCCCTACGAATAACATCCAAACAAATGAAAACTTCCATATCTCCAATGGAATGGCATCAtaagttggtagaattgaaatcATGAAAACTAAAAAAAGGGAAGGGAACTAAGAAGGTACCTCTTCAAACATGGATTGAACAAAATTCTTGAGCTGTGTTTTGAGTGCGGCTAAATCCATAAAATAAGGGTAGAAGATTGAAGACCAAAACCCTACTTAAATTGCTCAAAGAGAAACCAGGCAAGTTGATTTATATAGTGAAAAATAACAAAGAGGCCTACAA from Gossypium arboreum isolate Shixiya-1 chromosome 9, ASM2569848v2, whole genome shotgun sequence includes the following:
- the LOC108456217 gene encoding histidine-containing phosphotransfer protein 1-like isoform X1; amino-acid sequence: MDLAALKTQLKNFVQSMFEEGVLDNQFSQIQALQDSTNPNFVEEVITLFCNDAERIINEINRNLGYQNVDFSNLDSYVHQLKGSSSSIGANRLKLACANLRQASDERNKEGCLQALQLITCEYCLLRRKFQALLHLERSIVELETNQK
- the LOC108456217 gene encoding histidine-containing phosphotransfer protein 1-like isoform X2; this translates as MDLAALKTQLKNFVQSMFEEGVLDNQFSQIQALQDSTNPNFVEEVITLFCNDAERIINEINRNLGYQNVDFSNLDSYVHQLKGSSSSIGANRLKLACANLRQASDERNKEG